The DNA window ACCTTTGAGCCCGATGCCATGCTGCTACAGGTCCTTCGGGATGGAGGACACTCGGAGGTCAAACGCGGGTGTGATACCGGTGAGTGTGGTGCCTGTGCTGTGGTTCTGAACGGGGAGTTGGTCAATTCCTGTAAGGTCTTCGCTGCATCCGTTGTGGGTGCCGAGATCGTGACTGTGCAGGGATTGGGTACGGTTCACAGGCCTCACGTGATTCAGCAGGCCTTCGTGGACGCTGGAGCCGTGCAGTGCGGATTCTGTACACCTGGCATGATCCTGGCTACGTACAGTCTTCTCT is part of the Dethiosulfovibrio peptidovorans genome and encodes:
- a CDS encoding ferredoxin, with protein sequence MEGCFVINGIEKKCTFEPDAMLLQVLRDGGHSEVKRGCDTGECGACAVVLNGELVNSCKVFAASVVGAEIVTVQGLGTVHRPHVIQQAFVDAGAVQCGFCTPGMILATYSLLSQNPDPSDQEIRKALDGNKCRCSGYVKIFDAVHLAAERMRDHG